The Alosa sapidissima isolate fAloSap1 chromosome 16, fAloSap1.pri, whole genome shotgun sequence genome has a segment encoding these proteins:
- the LOC121684818 gene encoding deleted in malignant brain tumors 1 protein-like isoform X2, whose protein sequence is MEIRPIIIVLCSIAAVNNVQGYWTTPDIGTDPAGYNSCNGYCGVSFGRCSCRDSCEYNGNCCDDYFDYCYRTTAAPTEDINIRLTGHNNSCSGRVEVQIGGTWGTVCDDGWNMASAEVACRHVGCGAALEALTHAHFGAGSGQIWLDNIYCTGSETSLAQCQHNGYGISNCGHSEDAGVVCEAGPYSCRNNCGNSFDTCSCSSFCHYSGNCCPGFFDYCPVQTTAPPTTTITTTPSTPSTEATTPGHHYSCRYNCGYNFGSCSCTSSCDYYGNCCYDYYDYCGSRSTTEQPATTSYNSCRYNCGYNFGSCSCSSSCQYYGNCCHDYNDYCHSTTWDPPASTPDHPECGGHLNGSGTFSSPYYPGYYHDNAYCVWSLSAPYGQRILLTFSDLEMERCCSCDYITVHDGSSVGHNQLGRLCHNSSLDTFHSSSNYMTVRFRSDSSVVGRGFQAQFISSLPTDKGRVQCVLDNMNIVISRSFLASQGFNGHDLYVNDEHCRPTTNSYQVMFEFPLNRCGTVRKFDNGRVIYENAVRAYSTSSGEITRHSSKFKLSVICHMEKDSVSQIMYVAREISTFNITGTGRFNTTMAFYTSGSFYQQIHDNPYYVNLNQYMYVKVSLRRPDSSLVLFLDTCVASPNPHDYADYRAYYLLVNGCPKDTTYYSYVSGSESHAGFRFQAFKFLRAHEYVYLQCKVIICPKNDYNSRCRDGCRTRKARSLDSEHHTATMVLGPIRLKDVENPMVKQLEDNVAKVDV, encoded by the exons ATGGAGATTAGACCAATTATTATTGTGCTTTGCTCCATTGCTGCTGTGAACAATGTTCAAG GTTACTGGACAACACCAGATATTGGCACTGATCCAG CTGGCTACAACTCCTGCAATGGCTATTGTGGTGTAAGCTTTGGCCGCTGCTCCTGTAGAGATTCATGTGAATACAATGGGAACTGCTGTGACGACTACTTTG ATTACTGTTACAGAACAACGGCAGCACCAACAG AAGACATAAATATACGACTAACTGGACACAACAATTCCTGCTCTGGGAGAGTGGAGGTCCAGATCGGTGGCACCTGGGGCACTGTGTGTGATGACGGGTGGAACATGGCCAGTGCTGAAGTGGCTTGCAGACATGTGGGTTGTGGGGCAGCCCTGGAAGCTCTGACACATGCTCATTTTGGAGCAGGCAGCGGACAGATCTGGTTGGATAATATTTACTGCACAGGCAGTGAGACTTCTTTGGCTCAGTGTCAGCATAATGGCTATGGCATCAGCAACTGTGGACACAGTGAAGATGCTGGGGTGGTGTGTGAAG CTGGACCCTATTCTTGCCGGAataactgtggcaacagcttTGATACATGTTCTTGTAGTTCCTTCTGTCATTACAGTGGAAACTGTTGCCCTGGCTTCTTTG ATTACTGCCCAGTGCAAACAAcagcaccaccaacaacaacaataacaacgaCACCTTCTACACCATCAACAG AGGCCACCACTCCAG GTCACCACTACTCCTGCCGGTACAATTGTGGCTACAACTTTGGTAGCTGTTCCTGCACAAGTTCATGCGATTACTATGGAAACTGCTGTTACGACTACTATG atTACTGTGGAAGTAGGTCTACAACAGAGCAACCAGCCAccacaa GTTACAACTCCTGCCGGTACAATTGTGGCTACAACTTTGGTAGCTGTTCCTGCTCAAGTTCATGCCAATACTATGGAAACTGCTGTCATGATTATAATG ATTACTGCCACAGCACAACCTGGGACCCACCAGCCTCAACAC CGGACCATCCAGAATGTGGAGGACACCTGAATGGTTCTGGAACTTTCTCCAGCCCATATTATCCAGGCTATTACCATGATAATGCCTACTGTGTGTGGAGTCTGTCAGCTCCTTATGGACAAAGAATCCTCCTCACTTTTTCAGATTTGGA GATGGAGCGCTGCTGTAGCTGTGACTACATCACTGTGCATGACGGCTCCTCAGTGGGCCACAACCAGCTGGGTCGGCTCTGCCACAACTCCTCTCTGGACACCTTCCACTCTTCCTCCAACTACATGACTGTGCGTTTCCGTAGTGATAGTAGTGTAGTAGGTCGTGGCTTCCAGGCTCAATTCATCAGCTCCCTGCCGACTGATAAAG GCAGGGTGCAGTGTGTTTTAGACAACATGAACATTGTTATTTCAAGATCTTTCCTGGCTAGTCAGGGATTCAATGGTCATGATCTTTATGTCAATGATGAACACTGTCGGCCGACCACAAACAGTTACCAGGTGATGTTTGAGTTTCCTCTCAACCGCTGTGGAACAGTGAGAAAG TTTGACAACGGTCGTGTAATTTATGAAAATGCTGTGCGGGCATATTCAACCAGCTCTGGGGAGATCACGCGTCATTCAAGTAAATTCAAGTTGTCTGTTATCTGTCACATGGAAAAGGACTCCGTATCACAGATCATGTATGTTGCCAGAGAAATTTCCACCTTTAACATCACTGGAACTGGTCGATTCAATACTACCATGGCTTTCTACACCTCTGGGAGCTTCTACCAGCAAATTCATGATAATCCGTACTATGTAAATCTCAATCAGTACATGTACGTTAAGGTGAGCCTAAGGAGACCTGACAGCAGCCTCGTCCTCTTTCTGGATACGTGTGTGGCCTCACCAAACCCACATGACTATGCTGACTACCGCGCCTATTATCTACTGGTCAATGG GTGTCCAAAAGACACAACATACTACTCCTATGTGAGCGGCTCTGAGAGTCATGCAGGCTTTCGCTTCCAGGCTTTCAAGTTCCTGCGGGCACATGAATATGTGTACCTGCAGTGCAAGGTCATCATCTGCCCTAAAAATGACTACAATTCTCGCTGTCGCGACGGATGCCGCACCCGCAAAGCTCGAAGTTTGGACTCTGAGCACCACACAGCCACCATGGTCCTGGGGCCTATCAGGCTGAAAG ATGTGGAGAATCCTATGGTGAAGCAGCTGGAGGACAACGTGGCTAAGGTGGATGTCTGA
- the LOC121684818 gene encoding deleted in malignant brain tumors 1 protein-like isoform X1 — protein sequence MEIRPIIIVLCSIAAVNNVQGYWTTPDIGTDPAGYNSCNGYCGVSFGRCSCRDSCEYNGNCCDDYFDYCYRTTAAPTEDINIRLTGHNNSCSGRVEVQIGGTWGTVCDDGWNMASAEVACRHVGCGAALEALTHAHFGAGSGQIWLDNIYCTGSETSLAQCQHNGYGISNCGHSEDAGVVCEAGPYSCRNNCGNSFDTCSCSSFCHYSGNCCPGFFDYCPVQTTAPPTTTITTTPSTPSTEATTPETTPGSCNWYSCGQDFGSCSCSSSCQYYGNCCHGYYDYCHSTTMDPQTTQSTPGHHYSCRYNCGYNFGSCSCTSSCDYYGNCCYDYYDYCGSRSTTEQPATTSYNSCRYNCGYNFGSCSCSSSCQYYGNCCHDYNDYCHSTTWDPPASTPDHPECGGHLNGSGTFSSPYYPGYYHDNAYCVWSLSAPYGQRILLTFSDLEMERCCSCDYITVHDGSSVGHNQLGRLCHNSSLDTFHSSSNYMTVRFRSDSSVVGRGFQAQFISSLPTDKGRVQCVLDNMNIVISRSFLASQGFNGHDLYVNDEHCRPTTNSYQVMFEFPLNRCGTVRKFDNGRVIYENAVRAYSTSSGEITRHSSKFKLSVICHMEKDSVSQIMYVAREISTFNITGTGRFNTTMAFYTSGSFYQQIHDNPYYVNLNQYMYVKVSLRRPDSSLVLFLDTCVASPNPHDYADYRAYYLLVNGCPKDTTYYSYVSGSESHAGFRFQAFKFLRAHEYVYLQCKVIICPKNDYNSRCRDGCRTRKARSLDSEHHTATMVLGPIRLKDVENPMVKQLEDNVAKVDV from the exons ATGGAGATTAGACCAATTATTATTGTGCTTTGCTCCATTGCTGCTGTGAACAATGTTCAAG GTTACTGGACAACACCAGATATTGGCACTGATCCAG CTGGCTACAACTCCTGCAATGGCTATTGTGGTGTAAGCTTTGGCCGCTGCTCCTGTAGAGATTCATGTGAATACAATGGGAACTGCTGTGACGACTACTTTG ATTACTGTTACAGAACAACGGCAGCACCAACAG AAGACATAAATATACGACTAACTGGACACAACAATTCCTGCTCTGGGAGAGTGGAGGTCCAGATCGGTGGCACCTGGGGCACTGTGTGTGATGACGGGTGGAACATGGCCAGTGCTGAAGTGGCTTGCAGACATGTGGGTTGTGGGGCAGCCCTGGAAGCTCTGACACATGCTCATTTTGGAGCAGGCAGCGGACAGATCTGGTTGGATAATATTTACTGCACAGGCAGTGAGACTTCTTTGGCTCAGTGTCAGCATAATGGCTATGGCATCAGCAACTGTGGACACAGTGAAGATGCTGGGGTGGTGTGTGAAG CTGGACCCTATTCTTGCCGGAataactgtggcaacagcttTGATACATGTTCTTGTAGTTCCTTCTGTCATTACAGTGGAAACTGTTGCCCTGGCTTCTTTG ATTACTGCCCAGTGCAAACAAcagcaccaccaacaacaacaataacaacgaCACCTTCTACACCATCAACAG AGGCCACCACTCCAG AAACCACTCCAG GTTCCTGCAACTGGTACAGCTGTGGCCAGGACTTTGGTAGCTGTTCCTGCTCAAGTTCATGCCAATACTATGGAAACTGCTGTCATGGTTACTATG ATTACTGCCACAGCACAACCATGGACCCACAAACAACAC AATCCACTCCAG GTCACCACTACTCCTGCCGGTACAATTGTGGCTACAACTTTGGTAGCTGTTCCTGCACAAGTTCATGCGATTACTATGGAAACTGCTGTTACGACTACTATG atTACTGTGGAAGTAGGTCTACAACAGAGCAACCAGCCAccacaa GTTACAACTCCTGCCGGTACAATTGTGGCTACAACTTTGGTAGCTGTTCCTGCTCAAGTTCATGCCAATACTATGGAAACTGCTGTCATGATTATAATG ATTACTGCCACAGCACAACCTGGGACCCACCAGCCTCAACAC CGGACCATCCAGAATGTGGAGGACACCTGAATGGTTCTGGAACTTTCTCCAGCCCATATTATCCAGGCTATTACCATGATAATGCCTACTGTGTGTGGAGTCTGTCAGCTCCTTATGGACAAAGAATCCTCCTCACTTTTTCAGATTTGGA GATGGAGCGCTGCTGTAGCTGTGACTACATCACTGTGCATGACGGCTCCTCAGTGGGCCACAACCAGCTGGGTCGGCTCTGCCACAACTCCTCTCTGGACACCTTCCACTCTTCCTCCAACTACATGACTGTGCGTTTCCGTAGTGATAGTAGTGTAGTAGGTCGTGGCTTCCAGGCTCAATTCATCAGCTCCCTGCCGACTGATAAAG GCAGGGTGCAGTGTGTTTTAGACAACATGAACATTGTTATTTCAAGATCTTTCCTGGCTAGTCAGGGATTCAATGGTCATGATCTTTATGTCAATGATGAACACTGTCGGCCGACCACAAACAGTTACCAGGTGATGTTTGAGTTTCCTCTCAACCGCTGTGGAACAGTGAGAAAG TTTGACAACGGTCGTGTAATTTATGAAAATGCTGTGCGGGCATATTCAACCAGCTCTGGGGAGATCACGCGTCATTCAAGTAAATTCAAGTTGTCTGTTATCTGTCACATGGAAAAGGACTCCGTATCACAGATCATGTATGTTGCCAGAGAAATTTCCACCTTTAACATCACTGGAACTGGTCGATTCAATACTACCATGGCTTTCTACACCTCTGGGAGCTTCTACCAGCAAATTCATGATAATCCGTACTATGTAAATCTCAATCAGTACATGTACGTTAAGGTGAGCCTAAGGAGACCTGACAGCAGCCTCGTCCTCTTTCTGGATACGTGTGTGGCCTCACCAAACCCACATGACTATGCTGACTACCGCGCCTATTATCTACTGGTCAATGG GTGTCCAAAAGACACAACATACTACTCCTATGTGAGCGGCTCTGAGAGTCATGCAGGCTTTCGCTTCCAGGCTTTCAAGTTCCTGCGGGCACATGAATATGTGTACCTGCAGTGCAAGGTCATCATCTGCCCTAAAAATGACTACAATTCTCGCTGTCGCGACGGATGCCGCACCCGCAAAGCTCGAAGTTTGGACTCTGAGCACCACACAGCCACCATGGTCCTGGGGCCTATCAGGCTGAAAG ATGTGGAGAATCCTATGGTGAAGCAGCTGGAGGACAACGTGGCTAAGGTGGATGTCTGA